The window CTTCCCCGCTCTTATCGGGTTGATCGCCGTTAAGTTGCGCGCGCCCAGAAAGTGCCTCGACCGAGTTCAGGACCGGCAGGTGGTCCGCGAGCTGGACCATCTCCAGGATCCGTTCGATATGGGGAGGTGGCGCCACGAGCACCAACTCACGGCTACCCTGCCGACACAGCGTGGCTCCCTCCTCCAGGGCTCGTAACCCGCCGCCGTCGATATACTCGAGCTCGCTCAGGTCGACGACGACGTAGCCATTGTGGGTGGTGCTGCTCGCCGTGCTCCGCATGCACGCCCGAAATTCCGGGGCGGTGAGGAGATCAACGTCACCCCGC of the bacterium genome contains:
- a CDS encoding STAS domain-containing protein, whose amino-acid sequence is MAPIVHVRGDVDLLTAPEFRACMRSTASSTTHNGYVVVDLSELEYIDGGGLRALEEGATLCRQGSRELVLVAPPPHIERILEMVQLADHLPVLNSVEALSGRAQLNGDQPDKSGEDDVTASLPGREPHG